DNA from Candidatus Poribacteria bacterium:
GTCAAGCGTGAGCCGACCCCGTGGGTCATGGGACACGAAGGCGCGGGCATCGTCCAAGAGGTCGGTCCCGGTGTGACGAGTGTTGCGCCCGGGGACAAGATTATCCTTTCCCTTGACGCTATGTGCGGTTACTGCCGTAACTGTAGCAACGGCAGCCCTGCGTTGTGTGAGACACATATCCCTGGGTTCGTAAGCCGCATGACAAAAAACGGCGAACCGATTCACCACATCAGACCAACCTTTACTGAACAGACCATTGCTCATGTCGATGCCTGTGTCAAAGTTCCGGACGACACACCGTTGGAACAAACGTGTCTCATCAGTTGTGCGGTCATCACCGGCATCGGTGCCGTTGTGAATCGCGCGAAGGTCGAAGCCGGTGCCTCGATGGCGGTGTGGGGTTGTGGCGGTGTGGGACTAAACGCGATCCAAGGTGGTGTCCTCGCTTCGGCAGGCAAAATCATTGCGGTTGACAGGTTCCCATATAAATTAGAGTTGGCGGAGCAGATGGGTGCCACGCATTTCGTCAACGCTTCCAAAGAAGATCCCGTCCAGCGGATCAAGGAGATCACCGGCGGGGGAGCCGATTACGCCTTTGAGGTGGTTGGATTCCCGGCACTGGTGCGACAGGCGATCGACTCGGTCCGTACCACCGGAACTGCCGTAATGGTTGGGGTGCAGCCAACAGGCGGGGAAATTTCGGTTGATGGGTCGCATCTGCTGTATGACCGGACGCTGATGGGTGCTTTCCACGGGGCTGCCCGTGCGCGTGTTGACTTTCTCTGGATCCTCGATCTATACAACCAAGGGAAGATCAAGCTCGACGAACTCATCTCGCGCTACCGTCCATTGGACGAGCTCAACGAAGCCTTTGACGATATGAACCAAGGGAAGGTCGCACGGACGGTGTTGGTGTTTGAGTGAGATTATAAACACGGCCAATAATGGGTGAGCCTGTGGGAAAAACAGTTAATCCATTCAGCCCCATGGCCCCCGATTCCGCGGTGGCCCGGTTCCTCCTAAAGAATTCTAAACACTAAGGGGAGCGACAAACAATGAAACGTTTGATGAAACACGAAGGACAATTCAATTTTGTACTTGAGGAGGCGCCAATCCCTTCCGTGGGATCGCAGCAGGTACTTGTCCGCAACAAAGTTACGCTTATCAGTCGCGGTTCCGAGATCGGTGGTCGGTACACCAATGAGGGTATTGTAGCCCACAGCTCCATGGGCTACTCCGCCGCAGGTGTCGTTGAAGCGGTAGGTGCAGAGGTCATAGGAGTCTCACCGGGGGACAGAGTCATGGCGAGCGCCCCACACGCTGAGTATGTCGTTGCTGACGCCGAACCGGGTGCGGGTGTTCGACACCTACCCGACGAATTGACGTTTGAGGACGCAACCTTTTGGCCCCTTACGACCAGTGCCGTCATGTGGTCTTGGGCTTCAGGCATCAAACCGGGCGATACCCTTGTCATCCTCGGCGGCGGACTCATCGGCAACCTCTGTATGCAGGTCATGCGGATGATGGGTCCGCAAAGGATTATCGTTGTTGAAGGGATTCCCGTGCGCTGCGAAATCGCAAGGAAACTGGGAGCCGACGAAGTCATTAACTTCAATGAGGAAGACCCTGTCGAGGCTATCAGACGGCTAACGGACGGGGCTGGAGCGGATGTCGTCATCGAAGCGGTCGGGGGACCCGCTGGGGTGTTAGCCTTTTCTCAAGCCCAAGACATGGCACGGAGGGGTGGCACGATTTTTCTGATTGGCCTCTATCACAAAGAGCCCCTCCAGCTTGATGTCCACAAGGTGATGAATAAAAAGATCCTCGGCGCTGCACACCTCCCCTACCGGCGGGTTGAAGCGTCAAAGGTGGCACTTGGACTGCTGCTAGGCGGGCAGGTTCGACCCCAAGAGATGATAACGCATCGACTCGACGGAAGAACGGAGGCGGTCGAAGCCTTTAGGTTGCTCTATGAACGGCTCGATGAGACGATGTGTGTCACGTTGCGGTGGGATGAGGATTAGAATGTCCTTTGCTGTTCAAATTAGGTCGAGATTCATATCTCGACACCCAAATGCCGATTTTGGAGAATCAACTATAGTGAATCATAAAAATAAATCGACACTTTTGCTCCCCGTGTTTGGTAGGTGCTGTTTCCAACTGCGCCTATGCGGTGCGGTTTCCTAACCTCGCCGATTGGCAGTGTCTAATTAATTCTAAAACCTATCATAAATGTAGGGGCAGGTCTTGTGCCTGCCCAAAATACTTTTTTCCCTTGCTGAATCGCTTACGGGAAAAATTCATACACATCCGTGTTGAGAAGAATGCTTAAAATACTCCCGATGCTGCCAACTATACAGTCGCCCAACGCCACGCCCAAAAAGAATGGAATCGCGCGTTGATACGCACGTAAACCTCCATAGCGTAGGATAATCAGTTTGGCAACCCAAACGACAAAGAGACAGCACCACAGATTGTACATCCCCCAGCTATTTGCCATCGCGTAGCCAAGTGGGTGGAGTGACCACCACAGAAAGCGCGCCCGCAAAAACATCAACAGCCCCGCCACCCCAAGTCCACCGCCCGTGAAAGCAAGTGCGGGCCCATCGTACCCTTGGGGAAAACTCAGCCAATTCTCAAGCACACCGTAAGCGTGACGCCCGAATCCCAATGTGCTGGGCCAGAAGTAACCGGATGCTGCGCCGTGTCGATGGTAGATGTCCAACAGGAGCCAGAAAGTAACCGCCGATCCGATGACCGTTGCGAGCAGAATGGCAACCGCCATATTACGAGGATTAATATTCCGCAGGGACGATATCTTGAAAGCTTCGAGGGGTTCTGGCATCGGATTTGCCCAATTGGTGCGGGTGAAAAAGTGATACAGCGCAAAGATAGTTAGCGTACCCTTACCGAGGCGACGGGTCCCAAAACCGTTAATAATCATGGTGTGTGGTGTGATGCCGATCATGTCGTGAACCATAAAGCCTAGTTCGGCACGGACCCTTGCAACCATTATCCCTAGTAAGAAATAGGTTCCGAAAAAAATGGGGATCACCCACAATGACATCCCCGCTTTGTAGGAGAAGATCGTCAAGAAGATCATACCGATGACGATGCCTCCCACGGCAAGGCGATACGGCATCGGTTCGCAGGAGTCATCCAATTGCGACGCAGATCCACGTGATCCCAGCAGATGACGCACTAACCCTTTGAAATGCAACCTTCCTCTCCAGAGTACAAAGACTAAGATAGCTATATATGCACCGAATGCCTGTTCACTGGCATAAGGGAAGCGTGGGAGATTGCGCCAACCTGTGATACCACCGACCATCAGCTCGATCTTGTAAATCCAGAAGAACGCCCAGCATGAAAACAGAAGTTCGAGCGGGATGAGGAAGCTGATCCCGATGACGAAAGGATAGAAAGAGATGCGTACCCCGCCCATCGCGTTCCAAGGGCGATGGGTAAAATATTTATGGATGTCCTGACGTTTGATGGGGATATAGGGAACGGAAGGGTAGAGTGAGTTTAGAATGTTCACCGTCACAATCACTGAGATGATGCCGAACCCTAGCCACATCAGTTTATTTTTGAAGAACCGCGATTGTGGATGGGCCATTTCGAGTGGGAGTTGAATGATTGGGTAAGTTAGACGTTCACGTTCCGCCCACTGCACCCGCAACAGCGTGTTGATGCACACCATCACAATCATCATCACCAAGATGAAAAGAATCCACGCGAGGGCAGGGAGGAGCCATGCGTTAAAATTGTGCCTGTTGTAGAGACTTGAATTGCCTTCGTAGTAAGCCGTCAGTGCTTTTTCGTCGGAGACGGTGAGCCATTGAGGGAGCTGCTTGAAAAACAGTTGTTGCCACTCATTTTCGATTGTTGCGAACTGAAACGGATGTCCCATCAGTGGAATCAAGACTTCTATGCAGTCGTACGAGCAGAGGCAGGAAACGACACACAGCATGACATAGGTAGTCAATAACTCCTGCTGGGAGAGGTCGAGTATGGGGGAAATTTTGCGGAGTATGTATTGAATCAGGATTAGCCAAAAGAAGATAAATATGATATTTGCGAATGGATGGATAATCGTTGGGCAGGTGTGACGAACGACTTCTAGCTGGATAACCCAAGCTACATTGATTGGAGTGAGCAGCAGCGTGGTCAGGAGGGACTTGAGCGTTAAGCCGCTTTTTGGGGTGTCAGAGGTATCTTTCAATTGTCGCCTCTACAGTACGAGAACGCCGGACTGGGTACTATGTATGCAGCCGTGACTTACACAGGGAGGTAATAGACTCGGAAAAATGAGGCATATATGAAATACGTAGGACTTACGCAGCTAAACGGTTAAAGCCCTGTAGTTCGGCGATTCATCGCCGCAGGACACCGTTCCCAACGCCCGATGAATCGGGCAACTACAATCGAAGTGCGTAAGTCCTGATACGAAATTCGATCCTTGACTTTAAGGCTTTGTTATACTAAAATCCTCAAGTATTTTACCTGATTTCTAGATAAGATTCAACTATGACTTATACCGAAAAATACAGGTGGTTAGAGAGGCAGGCAAGGATGAAACTCGGTGTCATTACAAACGGTATCAGCAGGGACCTTGAGCACGCATTGAAGGCGATGAATAAAGCAGGACTCAAATATGCGGAACTCCAGTTCCTTTGGGATAAGGAGATCGGAGACCAAACGCCAGAAGAGATCCAAAAGATAAAAGATTTGGTTGCACAATATCAGGTAGAAGTTTCCTGTGTTTCACGACACAATTTCGCCGGGCTGCCCGTGATGGAGATTGAGCCGGCGGATGCCATCTATCAAGAACATATAGCGGGGCTTCAACGGTGTATCCGCATTGCCCAAGCGTTGGGAACCAATTTGGTGAGAATTATGAGTTACAGAAAAGAGATGATTATCTTCGGTGCGAATGGTGCGGAGGAGTGGATTGCCAGCACAGGTGCTTGGGATAAGCTACTAAAACTCATGGAAGCTCCGGTAAAGTTAGCCGAAGTGGAAGGTGTGACCCTCGTGGTTGAAACCGGGAACAATGCGATGATAACATCGGGTGTTCTGGCAAAAAAGCTGATTGACGATCTCGGAAGCGAGCATCTGAAAATCCTCTGGGATATCCCCAACAGCATGTACTGTACGGAAGTTCCCTATCCGGACGCCTACGAACAGATTAAAGATTACATAGGTCATATCCATCTCAAAGATTGCCAAGCTGACATCTCACGCGCAACGGTTCGCTTCTGCCGGCTAGGCGAGGGAAATGTCGCCCCATACCTTGAAGGTATCGCCAACGCGCTCGTGCGCGACAACTATCAAGGGAGCATCTCTCTCGAAAGCGTCTATCGACCGGATAACGGGACGTTTGAAGATGGATTTTGGGAATGCCTGCCAGAATTCAAGCGGCTTTTTGAATAAAGTATAGGCATACTCCGTATGCCGTAACCAAAGTAGTAGGCACACTCCGTCTCGAAGGGAAGAGGGCAAATGAAGTCGTATAACGTAGGGGTGCTCGGTAACTGTTGCACACACGGCGCGGGCATCTGCAACATGTTCAAGAGCAGATCCGATACCCGTGTTATCGCCGCATACGAAGCAAATCCGCGTCGTGCTGAAGAGCTGCGGAGGGTCTTCGGTGAACCTCTGTCAAGTTCATACGAAGCGGTCATCAACCACCCGGAGGTGGATTTCGTTGCCGTGACCTGTGATCCCTGTGACAAGGCGGAGATGGTTGAACGCGCAGCCGCTGCGGGTAAACACATTTTCCTCAACAAACCGCTCTGTGAAAGTTTGGACAGTGCCCGCCGCATCGCTAAGGCAGTCAGAACGCATAACGTCCATTTCGTGCACGATATCCCGATGGTGCGTTTTATACCGGTCTACGCGAGGCTGTTAGAAGAGGTACAGGCGGGAGTGCACGGCAGGGTAATGGGCTATCATCACCTGTTCGGGATGAATTTTCCAACTGATTTTGATTTAGCGTCCGCATGGCCCGAACGGCTTGACCCTCCCCAGAAATCCGGCGGTGGAGAGATGACCAACATGGGCTGCTACGCCATCGACTACGCTGTTTCGCTGTTTGGTCTGCCAAAAACCGTCACCGCAAAGTGGCGAAAATTCTGGGAGGTTTACGCAGAAGCCGACGTTGAAAACTTCGGACAGATTGTCCTTGACTATGGTGATTTTTTCGCTTTTCTTGAAGTGGGTAAACAACAGTTGGTCAAAGACCGTCGTCACAGCAATGCGATGACCATCAACTTTGAGGGGCAGACGATGTTTATCGACGCCAGCGCGCAGGTCGTCACAATCAACCATGTCTCCCAAGATTACGAGCAGTTTATCGAAGGTGCAACGGTTGTCGGTTCAGTGGAGCAATTGATTGGTGCGATCGAGAACGGCACGCCTCCTACAAGCAACATCGAAACCGCGCTCATCGCTGTCGAAACGCAGATGGCGGCTTACCAGTCGATTGTCGAGGAGCAGACTGTAGAGCTGCCGCTATCGTCTGGTCAAAACCCATTAATTGCAGCACAAGAAAATAATGCGTAAATGGTACGGGGCTCCTACCCCGCATTGGGCAATGGGCGAAGAAGCCTCGTCTCTACGCTTACGGACAACTGCAAATAAATCAACACGCCCTAAAAAATTTGTCAATATAATTTAGGACGGCATACATTTAGCCTCAGCGGGGCGACATGTTTATAGCAGCAGTGAATCCCTACACACCCCAAGCCCCAGCGGGGCGACATGTGCTAAGGAGGATTACATGGCAAAAGGAATTTTAGAGCAATTGGCTGACGGCATCGTGCTCGGTGACGGCGGCTACATCGTTGAATTGGAGAGACGCGGCTACGTCGTCGCAGGCGCATTCACCCCGGAATTAGCCGTTACCCATCCCGACGCAATTCGGGAAATGCACCGCGAGTTTCTCATGGCAGGCGCAGATGTCCTACAGGTGATGGCGTTCTACGGCAGCCGCGAAAAGCTGGAAACGGTCGGCTATGCGGACAGAACGTTTGAAATTAACCAAGCCGCGACCCGCATTGTCAAAGAGGTCGCCGGTGATCAGGCACTCGTGGCGGGAGATCTGAGCGCAACGTGGAAATGGGAAGCGGACAATCCATCATCACAGGCGCTGGTTACGAGCATGTTTGATGAACAGATTGATGCCCAAGAAGGAGTAGACTTCTTCATAGGGGAAACGTTCTGGTATTTCGGCGAGGCGTTGCTGTGCCTTGAACGGATTAAAGCAAAGACGGATCTTCCCACGATGATTACCTTAGCGTTTCGCGGCAGCAATCAAACCGATGACGACGTAGCGGTGGGTGAATGTGCAAAGCGTCTGGGCGACGCCGGGGCGGACATTGTAGGCATCAACTGCATGAGGGATCCCGAACGGATGTATCCCCTCATTGAAGATATGCGCAACGCCACCGGTGCCTACCTCGCAGCACAGCCCGTAGCCTTCCGATGCTCCGATGAGGTGCCGTGGTTCACGGGAACACCAGCCTTCCCGGACCGCCTTGACCCGACCCAACTCACCCGCTACGAGATGGAGGCGTTCGCGTCCAAAGCGAAGAACATGGGCGTAAACTATATCGGGAGTTGCTGTGGCAGCGGTGCCAGCCATGTCCGCGAGATGGCGCGAGCATTGGGCAAGTATGACGAGCCGGAGGTCTGGCAAGCGAATCCCGATGACCCCATGAGTGAGACCGAGTTTAATTGGAAACGGCGGCAGCCGGAGAACCTCTGAAAATCAGGAATTAATCAAGACAGCTTTGTTCTCCGAGCGTTTGGTGCAATAAGGATTAACTTTTTCGCTTGTGTAAAGAAATCGTGCGATAGAAACCGAGTTTTTTCTTGAAAACTCGGTTTCTTTTCATGCTGTGCACCTTCTTTTTACATTAGCCTCTTTTTTATTTGTGTAGATTCGCGTTAATTCGCGGATACTTTAATCCTTTGCACTGTACTTTACCACATGAACTAACTTTTTAATTTCTTTGCGATAGGGAGAAATCATCATGGCTGCACCGGAATTTAAGCATCTGTTCACACCCCTGCAGCTCCGCCATGCCACGGTCAAGAACCGTATCGTCACATCGGCACATGCGGATGCGCTGGCGGAAGATGGGATACCAAAGGAAAAGGCACGACGTTACTACGAGGAAAAGGCAAAGGGCGG
Protein-coding regions in this window:
- a CDS encoding Zn-dependent alcohol dehydrogenase; translation: MKAAVFYQPNVPVSIEELEIQPPQAGEVLLDIVGAGVCHSDYHYVDGHVKREPTPWVMGHEGAGIVQEVGPGVTSVAPGDKIILSLDAMCGYCRNCSNGSPALCETHIPGFVSRMTKNGEPIHHIRPTFTEQTIAHVDACVKVPDDTPLEQTCLISCAVITGIGAVVNRAKVEAGASMAVWGCGGVGLNAIQGGVLASAGKIIAVDRFPYKLELAEQMGATHFVNASKEDPVQRIKEITGGGADYAFEVVGFPALVRQAIDSVRTTGTAVMVGVQPTGGEISVDGSHLLYDRTLMGAFHGAARARVDFLWILDLYNQGKIKLDELISRYRPLDELNEAFDDMNQGKVARTVLVFE
- a CDS encoding zinc-binding dehydrogenase, translated to MKRLMKHEGQFNFVLEEAPIPSVGSQQVLVRNKVTLISRGSEIGGRYTNEGIVAHSSMGYSAAGVVEAVGAEVIGVSPGDRVMASAPHAEYVVADAEPGAGVRHLPDELTFEDATFWPLTTSAVMWSWASGIKPGDTLVILGGGLIGNLCMQVMRMMGPQRIIVVEGIPVRCEIARKLGADEVINFNEEDPVEAIRRLTDGAGADVVIEAVGGPAGVLAFSQAQDMARRGGTIFLIGLYHKEPLQLDVHKVMNKKILGAAHLPYRRVEASKVALGLLLGGQVRPQEMITHRLDGRTEAVEAFRLLYERLDETMCVTLRWDED
- a CDS encoding sugar phosphate isomerase/epimerase; its protein translation is MKLGVITNGISRDLEHALKAMNKAGLKYAELQFLWDKEIGDQTPEEIQKIKDLVAQYQVEVSCVSRHNFAGLPVMEIEPADAIYQEHIAGLQRCIRIAQALGTNLVRIMSYRKEMIIFGANGAEEWIASTGAWDKLLKLMEAPVKLAEVEGVTLVVETGNNAMITSGVLAKKLIDDLGSEHLKILWDIPNSMYCTEVPYPDAYEQIKDYIGHIHLKDCQADISRATVRFCRLGEGNVAPYLEGIANALVRDNYQGSISLESVYRPDNGTFEDGFWECLPEFKRLFE
- a CDS encoding Gfo/Idh/MocA family oxidoreductase produces the protein MKSYNVGVLGNCCTHGAGICNMFKSRSDTRVIAAYEANPRRAEELRRVFGEPLSSSYEAVINHPEVDFVAVTCDPCDKAEMVERAAAAGKHIFLNKPLCESLDSARRIAKAVRTHNVHFVHDIPMVRFIPVYARLLEEVQAGVHGRVMGYHHLFGMNFPTDFDLASAWPERLDPPQKSGGGEMTNMGCYAIDYAVSLFGLPKTVTAKWRKFWEVYAEADVENFGQIVLDYGDFFAFLEVGKQQLVKDRRHSNAMTINFEGQTMFIDASAQVVTINHVSQDYEQFIEGATVVGSVEQLIGAIENGTPPTSNIETALIAVETQMAAYQSIVEEQTVELPLSSGQNPLIAAQENNA
- a CDS encoding homocysteine S-methyltransferase family protein produces the protein MAKGILEQLADGIVLGDGGYIVELERRGYVVAGAFTPELAVTHPDAIREMHREFLMAGADVLQVMAFYGSREKLETVGYADRTFEINQAATRIVKEVAGDQALVAGDLSATWKWEADNPSSQALVTSMFDEQIDAQEGVDFFIGETFWYFGEALLCLERIKAKTDLPTMITLAFRGSNQTDDDVAVGECAKRLGDAGADIVGINCMRDPERMYPLIEDMRNATGAYLAAQPVAFRCSDEVPWFTGTPAFPDRLDPTQLTRYEMEAFASKAKNMGVNYIGSCCGSGASHVREMARALGKYDEPEVWQANPDDPMSETEFNWKRRQPENL